One Streptosporangium becharense genomic window, GCGGTTCCGCCGCCGACGGTGAAGGCGGCGGCGCCCGCGCCGGTGACCCGCTCGGCGAGCGCGACGGTTCCGGCCAGTGTCGGGCCCTCGCCCGCCGCGACCAGGATGGCCGGGGTGTCCTCGTCCACCACGGCGATCGGGCCGTGCAGCAGGTCGGCGTAGGACAGGCCCATCGCGTGCAGGTAGCACGCCTCCTTGAGCTTGAGCGCCAGTTCCAGGGCGGTGGAGAAGGCCAGGCCGCGACCGGAGACCACGGCACCGGGCTTGTCGGCCAGGCCCTCGACGACCGCCTCCAGGTCGCCCGGGTCGTCGATCAGCTTCTCCACGGCGTCCGGCGCCCGGCGCAGGCCGTCGACGTCGACGTCCGCCCCCAGGCCGAGGGCGAGCACGGCCAGCGCGGCGAGCTGGGTGGTGTAGGTCTTGGTGGCGGGGACGGCCTTCTCCTCCCCGGCGACGGTGCACAGGGCGAGGTCGGCGGCCTGAGCCAGGGGGCTCCGCTCTCCGCCGTTGGTGATGGCCACGGTCTTCGCGCCGCAGTCCTTGGCCCAGGTGAGGGTTTCGACGATCTCCTCGGTCCGTCCCGACTGGGAGAGGCCGACGGCGAGGACCCCGTCGAGGTCGAGCCTGCGCCGGTAGGTGGTGGCGACCGAAGGCGCGGCGAGCGTGGAGAGTCGTCCCGCGTGCGTCTCGACGAGGTAACGGCCGTAGACTGCGGCGTTGTCAGAGGTTCCGCGGGCGATGAACAACAGCTGCCGGGTCTGCCCCGCCAGCCGCTCGATCTCGCCGACCCGGGGGAGGAGGGCGTCCAGTGTGGCTCGCAGCGCCGCGGGCTGCTCGACGATCTCGCTGCGCATCTTGGTGGTCATCTCGCGCTCATCCTTCGGTTCGAACGGACTCCGGTGAGGATGGACGAGATCGGGCCGTTATCGATCCGTCGCCGGTCCGCACATTGACACCCTTTTCCGGCCTGTGGTCTAGTCCGGACTAGACCAGTACGAACCATAACCCATGACACAGCTCAGATCGAGGGGAGGAGATCCCATGGCCCAGATCGACCCGGACAGCCCGGTGCCGAAGTACTTCCAACTGCGGGAGATCCTGCTCGACCTCATCGAAAGCAACGAGCTGACGATCGGTACGGCGATCCCGTCCGAGCGTGAGCTCTGCCAGCGGTTCGGCCTGTCCCGGATGACCGTGCGGCAGGCGGTCGACCACCTCGTCTCCGAGGGCAGGTTGCAGCGGGTGGCGGGCAAGGGCACCTTCGTCGCCCGGCCGAAGATCGAGATGGCCCTCCGGCTCACCTCCTTCAGCGACGAGATGCGCGCCAGGGGCATGGAACCCGGCTCACGCGACCTGGACCGCCGGGTGGTCCGGGCCAGTGCCCACCTGGCCAGGGAGCTCGGTATCCGGCCCGGTGACGAGGTGCACTTCATCGAGCGGCTGCGGACCGCCGCCGGAGAGCCGATGTGCATCGAGCGGGCCCACATCCCCGTCTCCCTCGCACCCGACCTCGACACCCACGACCTGACGGGCCGCTCCCTGTACGCCCTCCTGGAGACCCGCTACGGCCTGGTGCTGGACGCGGGCGAGCTCACCATCGACGGCGGCGTCGCCGACCCCGGCGACGCCGACCTGCTGAAGCTGCCGCGCGGCGGGGCCGTGCTGCTGTTGCAACGCCGCTCCTTCGCGGGCGGCGTCTGCGCCGAGCTCGGAGTCTCCACCTACCGGGCCGACCGCTACCAGCTCCGCACGATCCTGGAGATCCCGACCCGCCGGTCCTGACCCCGGGGCGCCCGCCCCGCCGCACCTGCCGGCACGGGTCCGTCCCCCACCCGGGCCGAGGCCGTCTCCGCGTACCCGGCCTCCTCCCTCTTCCCAGCCTCTGGAGGAAAGTCCGATGAGTTCTTCCTCGGCGGACGCGGGCTCTCCCGCCGCCTCACCGCACATACCGGCCGGGACGGGCGTCCCACGGCGACAGGCCGGTCACCGTTGTGTATTCGGCGCACC contains:
- a CDS encoding SIS domain-containing protein, translated to MTTKMRSEIVEQPAALRATLDALLPRVGEIERLAGQTRQLLFIARGTSDNAAVYGRYLVETHAGRLSTLAAPSVATTYRRRLDLDGVLAVGLSQSGRTEEIVETLTWAKDCGAKTVAITNGGERSPLAQAADLALCTVAGEEKAVPATKTYTTQLAALAVLALGLGADVDVDGLRRAPDAVEKLIDDPGDLEAVVEGLADKPGAVVSGRGLAFSTALELALKLKEACYLHAMGLSYADLLHGPIAVVDEDTPAILVAAGEGPTLAGTVALAERVTGAGAAAFTVGGGTALSAAATAALNGPDLPEWVAPLGLIVPGQLLTEALARRLGIDPDAPRGLNKVTQTD
- a CDS encoding GntR family transcriptional regulator, which codes for MAQIDPDSPVPKYFQLREILLDLIESNELTIGTAIPSERELCQRFGLSRMTVRQAVDHLVSEGRLQRVAGKGTFVARPKIEMALRLTSFSDEMRARGMEPGSRDLDRRVVRASAHLARELGIRPGDEVHFIERLRTAAGEPMCIERAHIPVSLAPDLDTHDLTGRSLYALLETRYGLVLDAGELTIDGGVADPGDADLLKLPRGGAVLLLQRRSFAGGVCAELGVSTYRADRYQLRTILEIPTRRS